The following coding sequences lie in one Pseudoalteromonas sp. Scap06 genomic window:
- a CDS encoding tetratricopeptide repeat protein yields the protein MRLFVLGWLVLLGSTQAMANDFTTFEAKLNEAEDYLVVNPAQSIIILENLTELNTAPAALFIRWHLLYARSAVPTSHYDRLYKSIDAIFQHYQADYFKQKLTTIMSALGIWLRHAEYLSDAQLSFKCAYKYAQSDRQRLTLTNSMALVARSQNDFAKARALYLNNLDLTTQLTLPNVTALIKNNLGSLALDEGNVANAERYFRSALSLNQNIDKRAGQISAGLNLLMVFLIQEHQLNFERLYTPTATLTHAFPNEAKQAQLVWLELGYKNLTGEFISQKDKHQLQAAYEQLESDKMKQLIARYLANKLNVTLTLPEPITAKEFTSPWFNLVKQCNWEKSL from the coding sequence TTGCGCCTTTTCGTTTTAGGTTGGTTGGTGTTATTAGGTTCAACGCAGGCTATGGCTAATGATTTTACAACGTTTGAAGCTAAACTTAACGAAGCCGAGGATTATCTTGTTGTTAATCCTGCACAATCAATAATCATTCTTGAAAATCTCACAGAACTAAATACAGCTCCTGCTGCGCTATTTATCCGCTGGCACTTGCTTTATGCTCGATCAGCGGTTCCCACCAGTCATTACGATCGGCTTTATAAATCGATTGACGCAATATTTCAGCATTATCAAGCTGACTACTTTAAACAAAAATTGACCACCATAATGAGTGCCTTGGGAATATGGCTTCGCCATGCTGAATATTTAAGCGATGCCCAGCTCTCATTTAAATGTGCTTATAAATATGCGCAAAGCGATCGCCAACGATTAACACTCACCAACAGTATGGCACTGGTTGCTCGCTCGCAAAACGACTTTGCTAAGGCGCGTGCTTTATACTTAAATAATCTTGATCTCACAACACAATTAACACTTCCTAATGTAACAGCACTTATAAAAAATAATTTGGGCTCTTTAGCACTTGATGAAGGCAATGTTGCTAACGCTGAGCGCTACTTTAGAAGTGCATTAAGCCTTAACCAAAATATTGATAAACGCGCAGGGCAAATTTCGGCTGGGCTTAATTTATTAATGGTTTTTTTAATTCAAGAACATCAGCTTAACTTCGAACGCCTCTACACTCCAACGGCAACTTTGACCCATGCATTTCCCAATGAAGCTAAACAAGCACAGCTAGTTTGGCTTGAATTAGGCTACAAAAATTTAACTGGCGAGTTTATAAGTCAAAAAGATAAACATCAGCTGCAAGCAGCTTACGAGCAATTAGAAAGCGATAAAATGAAGCAATTAATTGCACGTTATTTAGCTAACAAACTTAATGTGACTTTAACCCTACCTGAGCCTATTACGGCTAAAGAGTTTACCAGCCCATGGTTTAACTTAGTAAAGCAATGCAATTGGGAGAAAAGTTTATAG
- a CDS encoding 4a-hydroxytetrahydrobiopterin dehydratase → MSSLSAQKCEACHADAPKVSDAELAELIKKIPDWVPEVRDGIMQLERVYKFKNFKQAIAFTNKVGDMAEDEGHHPGLLTEWGKVTVTWWSHSIKGLHKNDFICAAKTDDVFNAL, encoded by the coding sequence ATGTCTTCATTAAGTGCACAAAAATGTGAAGCCTGTCATGCAGATGCACCAAAAGTATCTGATGCTGAATTGGCTGAATTAATTAAAAAAATCCCTGACTGGGTGCCAGAAGTACGCGACGGTATTATGCAGTTAGAGCGCGTTTATAAGTTTAAAAACTTTAAACAAGCCATTGCGTTTACCAATAAGGTAGGTGATATGGCTGAAGACGAAGGGCATCACCCAGGTCTATTAACCGAATGGGGCAAAGTAACCGTGACTTGGTGGAGCCATTCAATTAAAGGTCTGCATAAAAATGACTTCATTTGCGCTGCTAAAACAGATGACGTATTTAACGCGTTGTAA
- the phhA gene encoding phenylalanine 4-monooxygenase: MAKASNYTSKTPDENGVIHWSDEENKIWSELVARQLACIEGKACDEYMEGLKKINLPHDRIPQLSELNEVLLATTGWQVAPVPALIDFDEFFRLLANKQFPVATFIRSREEFDYLQEPDIFHEIFGHCAMLTNPDFAEFTHKYGQLGYAAEKKDRVYLARMYWFTVEFGLMQTEKGLRIYGGGILSSPGETQYVYSDTPEINLMNVLDVLRTPYRIDIMQPLYYTINSIHDLFEISQMDIMTLVEQAKSLGLHDPKFPPKEKLAS; this comes from the coding sequence ATGGCTAAAGCAAGTAATTACACCTCCAAAACACCTGATGAAAATGGGGTTATACATTGGAGCGATGAAGAAAATAAAATTTGGTCTGAGCTTGTAGCACGCCAACTTGCGTGCATTGAAGGCAAAGCCTGTGATGAGTACATGGAAGGATTGAAAAAAATCAATCTGCCTCATGATCGTATCCCACAGCTGAGTGAGCTAAACGAAGTACTTTTAGCAACCACAGGTTGGCAGGTTGCACCTGTACCTGCACTTATCGATTTTGATGAGTTTTTTAGGTTACTCGCTAACAAGCAATTTCCTGTAGCGACCTTTATTCGTAGCCGTGAAGAATTTGACTACTTACAAGAACCCGATATTTTTCATGAGATATTTGGTCATTGTGCCATGCTAACCAATCCTGACTTTGCAGAATTTACCCACAAGTATGGGCAACTAGGATACGCGGCAGAGAAAAAAGATCGCGTTTATTTAGCGCGCATGTACTGGTTTACCGTTGAGTTTGGTTTGATGCAAACTGAAAAAGGATTGCGTATTTACGGTGGCGGTATTTTATCAAGCCCAGGGGAAACCCAATACGTGTATTCAGATACACCAGAGATTAATCTAATGAATGTGCTAGATGTGCTACGTACACCGTACCGTATAGATATTATGCAACCATTGTATTACACGATAAATTCGATTCATGATCTGTTTGAAATATCTCAAATGGATATAATGACTTTAGTTGAGCAAGCTAAATCACTTGGTTTGCACGACCCTAAGTTTCCTCCAAAAGAAAAATTAGCTAGTTAA
- the megL gene encoding methionine gamma-lyase: protein MSKHHQNTQCIHGPQKANDPHGALTSPLYQTSTFHFENAAQGAARFAGEEPGYIYTRLGNPTTTELEQKVAQLEGCEAAAATATGMGAVSASVLSFLSQGDHLIASSALYGCTFAFFSHMLPRWGIEVTFVDMTNESELRAAIKPNSKMIFVETPINPTMAVIDLALIGDVAKQHNLLSVVDNTFLTPLLQSPKKYGIDIIMHSATKYLNGHGDVVAGIVCGSLEHITQIKMTVLKDIGATISPHDAWLINRGLKTLAIRVERHCQSAQTIAEYLEAHPQVNKVYYPGLKSHPGYKYIGKQMKAAGGVIAFEIKGSLTDGEQFIDSMQLCTLAVSLGDAETLIQHPASMTHSPYTPEERLAAGISDGLIRLSVGLEDVNDIINDLNQAFTKIS, encoded by the coding sequence ATGAGCAAGCATCATCAAAATACCCAATGTATCCATGGCCCACAAAAAGCAAATGATCCGCATGGCGCATTAACCTCACCTTTGTATCAAACGTCTACGTTTCATTTTGAAAATGCCGCCCAAGGTGCTGCCCGCTTTGCAGGTGAAGAGCCCGGTTATATTTACACGCGTTTAGGTAACCCTACCACGACTGAACTTGAGCAAAAAGTGGCGCAATTAGAAGGCTGTGAGGCCGCCGCCGCCACGGCAACAGGTATGGGGGCTGTATCGGCTTCGGTACTAAGCTTCCTATCGCAAGGCGATCACTTAATTGCATCAAGCGCTCTGTATGGCTGCACTTTTGCTTTTTTTTCGCATATGTTGCCGCGATGGGGAATTGAAGTCACCTTTGTTGATATGACCAATGAAAGTGAACTGCGCGCAGCCATTAAGCCTAACTCAAAAATGATATTTGTAGAAACACCAATCAATCCAACCATGGCAGTGATTGATTTAGCACTTATTGGCGATGTTGCTAAACAGCATAATTTACTGAGTGTGGTCGACAATACTTTTTTAACCCCGCTGCTGCAGTCACCAAAAAAGTACGGTATCGATATTATAATGCATAGCGCGACCAAGTATTTAAATGGTCACGGCGATGTTGTTGCGGGTATTGTGTGTGGTTCACTTGAGCATATTACACAGATTAAAATGACCGTGCTTAAAGATATTGGTGCCACTATTAGTCCACACGATGCGTGGTTAATAAACCGCGGCTTAAAAACTTTAGCTATTCGCGTTGAACGCCATTGCCAAAGTGCGCAAACGATTGCTGAGTATTTAGAAGCTCATCCGCAAGTAAATAAAGTGTATTACCCTGGGCTTAAGTCTCACCCAGGTTACAAGTATATTGGTAAGCAAATGAAAGCGGCTGGCGGTGTTATTGCCTTTGAAATTAAAGGGAGCTTAACCGACGGTGAGCAGTTTATTGATAGTATGCAGCTGTGCACATTAGCGGTTAGCTTAGGCGATGCTGAAACGCTTATTCAACACCCTGCATCGATGACGCATTCGCCATACACTCCCGAAGAAAGACTAGCAGCTGGAATTAGTGATGGTTTAATTCGTTTATCAGTTGGACTTGAAGATGTTAACGATATTATTAACGATCTCAACCAAGCATTTACTAAAATATCCTGA
- a CDS encoding TIGR01620 family protein: MSESTHQFQAGRRINAQNIEQNEPDLLAAKVVEQGQSEQPSKDSDELIEPEIDIEPVYKKSKWQTLKGLFALSFIVLILLEFAFSIVLAFQQSVILGGVYLTAVITGVLLISRLLWREYRMLRSLKRNQLHRHEANRLLNSEQVGGAIPWLEKLNKHQQLDNFENFKNQVATHHSDKEIMSLYANSLLITQDNQAKKLINRFATESALLVALSPIALVDMMAVLWRGTKLIEQIGRIYGIGFGYASRIKLYRMLIKQVMFVGSAELVSDLAATALSAELLGKLSGRAAQGVSAGIFTARIGYKAMELSRPLPRLENKRSLLKGTVQGIASKIMSRKGAETK, translated from the coding sequence ATGAGTGAGTCAACACACCAATTTCAAGCTGGGCGTCGTATTAATGCCCAAAATATTGAGCAAAATGAACCAGATTTATTAGCGGCTAAAGTCGTAGAGCAGGGACAAAGTGAGCAGCCTAGCAAAGATAGTGACGAGCTAATTGAACCTGAAATCGATATTGAGCCTGTATATAAAAAGTCTAAGTGGCAAACCCTTAAAGGCCTATTTGCACTGAGCTTTATTGTTTTAATATTACTTGAGTTCGCATTTTCAATTGTATTGGCGTTTCAGCAGTCTGTTATTTTAGGTGGGGTGTACTTAACCGCTGTAATAACCGGTGTACTCCTGATATCGCGTTTATTGTGGCGTGAATATAGAATGTTACGCAGCTTAAAGCGTAATCAGCTACACCGCCATGAAGCTAACCGTTTGCTCAATAGTGAGCAGGTAGGCGGGGCGATACCTTGGCTTGAAAAGCTTAATAAACATCAGCAATTAGATAATTTCGAAAACTTTAAAAATCAGGTCGCTACGCACCACAGTGACAAAGAAATAATGTCTCTGTACGCGAATAGCTTACTGATAACGCAAGACAATCAAGCTAAAAAGTTAATAAACCGTTTTGCAACAGAGTCAGCTTTATTAGTTGCTCTAAGCCCAATTGCGCTGGTGGATATGATGGCTGTGCTGTGGCGTGGCACTAAATTAATAGAGCAAATAGGCCGCATATATGGCATTGGCTTTGGTTATGCCAGCCGTATTAAACTTTACCGCATGCTTATTAAGCAAGTAATGTTTGTAGGCAGTGCAGAGCTCGTATCTGATTTAGCCGCCACGGCACTCAGTGCTGAATTATTAGGCAAGCTTTCAGGGCGAGCTGCACAAGGTGTTAGTGCCGGTATATTTACAGCGCGTATTGGTTACAAAGCTATGGAATTAAGCCGACCCTTACCGCGTCTTGAAAACAAGCGTAGCTTGTTAAAAGGCACAGTCCAAGGGATTGCGAGTAAAATTATGAGCCGTAAGGGAGCTGAAACTAAGTAG
- a CDS encoding YcjX family protein, giving the protein MSQSFAKKTFKSVKGKAQKALHRSLDQHVKLAVTGLSGSGKTAFISALVKHLTSQANDNNLPFFDVMREHRHIATKIVPQEALNVPTFDYNRAISALLPSEGDPAWPASTERINTLRLAIKYQSNAGLRGHFSPQSTLYLDIIDYPGEWLLDLPMLGQSFEQWCEQQYPLLSQTPRDQSSAEFLQSIELIDLDAPVDENALADIARCYQTMLVGLKKDTKLAMLQPGRMLMPGDLQGAPLLLFFPISPKKISDDVVAGSNLAHLIKRFDAYVKEVVKPFYNEHFRHFDRQIVLVDVLSALNEGYETLAEQSRVINQLLSHFSYGDSGFFKRLFKPNIDKILFAANKSDHISAKHHKDLALLLDSLVKEQSNHLKFDGVKIETLAMSSIAATVPRQVVDKGQTLDCIYGKPLNEQQWLTYLPPQPPSRMLNKSEWPAHGFEFLSFAPMPSPDQQLKHIRLDHVMQYLLGDKLT; this is encoded by the coding sequence ATGAGCCAATCATTTGCAAAAAAGACCTTTAAAAGCGTTAAAGGCAAAGCACAAAAAGCCCTGCACCGTAGTTTAGATCAACACGTTAAACTTGCCGTAACAGGGCTGAGCGGCAGTGGTAAAACGGCGTTCATTAGCGCGCTAGTTAAACATTTAACCTCTCAGGCGAATGACAACAACTTACCTTTTTTTGATGTAATGCGTGAACATCGCCATATTGCTACTAAAATTGTGCCGCAAGAGGCATTAAATGTTCCCACTTTTGATTACAACCGTGCAATAAGTGCTTTACTACCAAGTGAAGGCGACCCTGCATGGCCCGCTTCTACCGAGCGAATAAATACTTTACGTTTGGCGATTAAATATCAAAGCAACGCGGGTCTGCGCGGTCATTTCTCACCACAATCGACGCTGTATTTAGATATTATTGACTATCCTGGTGAGTGGTTGCTTGACCTACCTATGCTCGGGCAAAGCTTTGAACAGTGGTGCGAGCAACAATATCCATTGCTAAGCCAAACGCCACGTGATCAAAGCTCAGCTGAATTTTTACAATCCATAGAGCTGATTGATTTAGATGCACCGGTAGATGAAAACGCACTGGCTGATATTGCACGATGTTATCAAACCATGTTGGTAGGGCTAAAAAAAGACACTAAGCTTGCCATGTTACAGCCAGGGCGTATGTTAATGCCGGGTGACTTGCAAGGTGCACCATTATTACTATTTTTTCCAATTAGTCCTAAAAAAATAAGTGACGATGTAGTAGCGGGTTCTAACTTAGCGCATTTAATTAAACGTTTTGATGCTTACGTAAAAGAAGTCGTTAAACCTTTTTATAATGAGCATTTTCGCCATTTTGACCGTCAAATCGTCTTGGTAGATGTACTGAGTGCATTAAATGAAGGTTATGAAACGTTGGCTGAGCAAAGTCGAGTGATCAATCAGTTATTGTCACACTTTAGCTATGGTGATTCCGGTTTTTTTAAACGCTTGTTTAAACCTAATATAGATAAAATATTATTTGCTGCTAATAAGTCCGATCACATCAGTGCGAAGCATCACAAAGATCTTGCATTGTTACTCGATTCGTTAGTTAAAGAGCAAAGTAATCACTTAAAATTTGATGGGGTTAAAATAGAAACATTGGCGATGTCATCAATTGCTGCCACTGTGCCCCGCCAAGTGGTTGATAAAGGGCAAACACTCGACTGTATCTATGGCAAGCCATTGAATGAACAACAGTGGCTAACTTACCTGCCTCCTCAGCCGCCGAGCAGAATGCTTAATAAAAGTGAGTGGCCAGCACATGGGTTTGAGTTTTTATCATTTGCACCTATGCCAAGCCCAGATCAACAGCTTAAGCACATTCGCTTAGACCATGTGATGCAGTACTTGTTAGGAGATAAGTTAACATGA
- the pspC gene encoding envelope stress response membrane protein PspC: MNTKRELLRDPQRGKIAGVCAGLSDYFNMELWLVRIIFVSAVLLTGGPLFVVAYIAAWFILDKKQPSAVSKTQSTYGGDPLEVKFKVWQKGEPPRRALQDLKERLTRVDSRLQNMERYVTSSEFTVSREINKL; encoded by the coding sequence ATGAACACCAAACGCGAATTATTAAGAGACCCACAACGCGGTAAAATTGCCGGTGTATGTGCGGGATTAAGTGACTACTTTAATATGGAGTTATGGTTAGTTCGCATTATTTTTGTTAGTGCTGTGCTACTAACTGGTGGCCCATTATTTGTGGTGGCGTATATTGCAGCGTGGTTTATTTTAGATAAAAAACAACCCAGTGCCGTAAGTAAAACACAATCAACGTATGGCGGTGATCCGCTAGAAGTAAAATTTAAAGTATGGCAAAAAGGCGAGCCACCGCGTCGTGCGCTTCAAGACTTAAAAGAGCGATTGACCCGTGTAGATAGCCGCCTTCAAAACATGGAACGCTACGTTACTTCAAGCGAGTTTACGGTCAGCCGTGAAATTAATAAACTTTAA
- the pspB gene encoding envelope stress response membrane protein PspB, giving the protein MFDSDVIIVPFVMFMIFVAPLWLILHYRSKKQVSQGLSEHEHHQLLELAQKAEKMTDRIETLEALLDQESPQWRQKV; this is encoded by the coding sequence ATGTTTGATTCAGACGTAATAATTGTACCATTTGTTATGTTTATGATTTTTGTTGCGCCATTGTGGTTAATTTTACACTATCGAAGCAAAAAGCAGGTAAGCCAAGGGTTAAGCGAGCATGAGCATCACCAGTTATTAGAACTTGCTCAAAAAGCTGAAAAAATGACTGATAGAATCGAGACATTAGAAGCGTTACTTGATCAAGAGTCACCACAGTGGAGACAAAAAGTATGA
- the pspA gene encoding phage shock protein PspA, translating to MGIFSRFADIVNSNINAILDKAEDPEKMVRLIIQEMEDTLVEVRSTSAKTLAEKKELVRRVDTLKAQVSDWQDKAELALSKDRDDLARSALLEKQKSADAVAAVESELDHVESHIEKLQQEVTTLQEKLADAKARQKAIILRQRSAESRLEVKKALDSSKVDDALNRFERYETKIDGLESQIESYDLGKQTLADEIADLQKNEKIDDELAELKKKLSNK from the coding sequence ATGGGAATTTTTTCACGTTTTGCAGACATTGTTAATTCTAATATCAATGCCATTTTAGATAAAGCAGAAGATCCTGAAAAAATGGTTCGTCTTATTATCCAAGAGATGGAAGATACACTTGTAGAGGTACGCTCTACGTCAGCAAAAACCCTTGCTGAGAAAAAAGAATTAGTACGTCGCGTAGATACACTAAAAGCTCAAGTAAGCGATTGGCAAGACAAAGCCGAATTAGCACTGAGCAAAGATCGTGATGATTTAGCTCGCTCGGCTTTACTTGAAAAGCAAAAATCAGCAGATGCAGTCGCCGCAGTAGAAAGTGAACTTGATCATGTAGAATCTCATATCGAGAAACTACAGCAAGAAGTGACTACGCTACAAGAGAAACTAGCGGATGCTAAAGCACGTCAAAAAGCTATTATTTTACGTCAACGCTCGGCTGAGTCGCGCCTTGAGGTTAAAAAAGCACTTGATAGTTCTAAAGTGGATGATGCACTTAATCGTTTTGAACGTTACGAAACCAAAATTGATGGGCTAGAATCTCAAATAGAGTCTTACGATTTGGGTAAACAAACGTTAGCAGATGAAATTGCTGATTTACAAAAGAATGAAAAAATTGACGACGAGTTAGCTGAACTTAAAAAGAAACTCTCGAATAAATAA
- the pspF gene encoding phage shock protein operon transcriptional activator — protein sequence MSQYRQQDNLLGQSDSFLSVLDQVSQLANLDKPVLIIGERGTGKELIAARLHFLSKRWDQNYVKLNCAALNENLLESELFGHESGAFTGASKRHEGRFERANSGTLFLDELANTSAMVQEKLLRVIEYGEFERVGGKQTVKVDTRLVCATNEDLPHLAEQGEFRSDLLDRLAFDVITLPPLRERQDDIMLLAEQFAMNMARDLEWELFSGFTRSAQESLLSYEWPGNVRELKNVVERSLYRHGNEHIPVHKIILDPFESRFRPKARIKHAQAPAIIQSEPTTHAQPAEAPVALSSSTKEPEFPCDLKTLSNEFEITLIKKALEHSQFNQKKTAEVLGLTYHQLRGYLKKYNLLE from the coding sequence ATGAGTCAATATCGCCAACAGGACAATTTACTTGGCCAATCAGACAGCTTTTTATCGGTGCTTGATCAGGTTTCGCAACTGGCTAACCTAGATAAACCCGTACTCATTATTGGTGAACGTGGTACCGGTAAAGAGCTAATTGCAGCACGTTTACACTTTTTATCCAAGCGCTGGGATCAAAATTACGTCAAGCTTAACTGTGCGGCTTTAAACGAAAACCTACTCGAGAGTGAATTATTTGGTCATGAAAGTGGTGCTTTCACAGGCGCAAGTAAACGCCATGAAGGCCGCTTCGAACGTGCTAATAGCGGCACCTTATTCTTAGATGAGTTAGCAAATACCTCTGCCATGGTTCAAGAAAAGCTACTAAGAGTGATTGAGTATGGTGAATTTGAGCGTGTTGGCGGCAAGCAAACCGTTAAAGTAGATACTCGCTTAGTCTGTGCAACCAATGAAGACTTGCCACATTTAGCCGAGCAAGGTGAATTTAGAAGTGATTTACTCGATAGGCTCGCGTTTGATGTGATCACCTTACCGCCACTGCGTGAACGTCAAGATGACATTATGTTACTGGCAGAACAATTTGCGATGAATATGGCACGAGACCTTGAGTGGGAGCTATTTAGTGGCTTTACCCGCAGTGCACAAGAAAGTTTGCTCAGTTATGAGTGGCCAGGTAATGTCCGTGAACTTAAAAATGTGGTGGAGCGAAGTCTGTATCGCCACGGCAATGAACATATTCCTGTACATAAAATTATTTTAGACCCATTCGAAAGTCGCTTTAGACCTAAAGCCCGCATAAAACATGCACAAGCACCTGCTATAATACAATCTGAACCGACTACTCATGCCCAACCTGCAGAAGCGCCTGTAGCATTGAGTTCAAGTACCAAAGAACCTGAGTTTCCATGCGACTTAAAAACGCTCTCTAATGAATTTGAAATTACATTGATAAAAAAAGCATTAGAACATAGCCAATTTAATCAAAAGAAGACTGCAGAAGTACTTGGTTTAACGTATCATCAACTACGTGGTTATTTGAAAAAATACAATTTGCTAGAATAG
- a CDS encoding ABC transporter substrate-binding protein, giving the protein MHKLLLALISLSLVGCIDSKEEILEEKNQGLVYCAEANPVSFNPQVTTTGSTIDIIANQLYDRLISIDPVTAEFKSELATDWKISKDGKSVTFTLRKGVKFHTTSYFTPSREFNADDVIFTFSRLFDVYNPYHFIGDANYPYFQSVGIDQLIRKIVRVSDHQVRFELFNPESSFLANMATDFAVVLSKEYAMALKANNQENLFDQYPIGTGPYIYKEYRRDHLVRFYKNADYWKHDVALEQLVYDITPNGTTRIAKILTKECDVTAHPSSAQLSILAQRDDINVERETNLNIGYWAFNTERPPFDNLKVRQALVHAIDIDKIMQAVYYGNGLRAQSILPPTSWAFELQKNMPIFDPQLAKRLLTEAGFPKGFDMSIWAMPVSRIYNPNARKMAELMQSDLRKIGVNVNIVEYEWNTFIQRIGEHRHDSVLLGWAADTPDPDNFFSPLLSCTATFSGKNPANWCNPEFDLLLTKALDTTDLNLRKQYYDAAQSMIIKQLPLLPIAHGMRFQASSADVEGITLGPFGAISLANARKK; this is encoded by the coding sequence GTGCATAAATTATTACTTGCTTTAATATCATTGAGCTTAGTAGGTTGCATTGATAGTAAAGAAGAAATCTTAGAAGAAAAAAACCAAGGCCTCGTTTATTGCGCCGAGGCTAATCCTGTGTCGTTTAACCCACAAGTCACAACCACAGGGTCGACTATCGATATTATTGCTAACCAGTTATACGACCGGTTAATTAGTATTGACCCCGTGACCGCCGAATTTAAGAGTGAACTTGCCACTGATTGGAAAATCAGTAAAGACGGTAAATCGGTTACCTTCACTTTGCGCAAAGGAGTTAAGTTTCATACCACCTCTTATTTTACTCCTAGTCGTGAATTTAACGCTGATGATGTAATATTTACTTTTAGTCGATTATTCGACGTTTATAATCCTTATCACTTTATTGGCGATGCTAATTACCCTTATTTTCAAAGTGTGGGGATTGATCAGCTAATTCGTAAAATTGTTAGAGTCTCTGATCATCAAGTCCGATTTGAGCTATTTAATCCCGAGAGCAGCTTTTTAGCTAATATGGCGACCGATTTTGCTGTCGTGCTCTCTAAAGAATATGCCATGGCGCTCAAAGCTAATAATCAAGAAAACCTATTTGATCAATACCCGATTGGTACGGGTCCTTATATTTACAAAGAGTATCGACGCGACCATTTAGTACGCTTTTATAAAAACGCTGATTATTGGAAACATGATGTTGCCCTTGAGCAGTTGGTGTACGACATTACTCCAAATGGTACCACCCGTATCGCAAAAATATTGACCAAAGAATGTGATGTTACTGCACACCCAAGCAGTGCCCAATTAAGTATCTTAGCGCAACGTGATGATATTAATGTTGAAAGAGAAACTAACTTAAATATTGGTTACTGGGCATTTAATACCGAGCGTCCACCTTTTGATAACCTAAAAGTACGTCAAGCATTAGTTCATGCCATTGATATAGATAAAATAATGCAGGCGGTGTATTACGGTAATGGCTTGCGTGCACAGTCTATTCTTCCGCCTACGTCTTGGGCGTTTGAACTACAAAAAAACATGCCTATTTTTGACCCACAGTTGGCAAAAAGGTTATTAACTGAAGCCGGTTTTCCAAAAGGCTTTGATATGAGCATTTGGGCTATGCCGGTAAGCCGTATTTATAACCCCAACGCCCGCAAAATGGCTGAGCTAATGCAAAGTGATTTACGCAAAATTGGCGTTAACGTAAATATTGTTGAATATGAATGGAACACCTTTATTCAACGCATTGGAGAACATCGCCACGACAGTGTGTTATTAGGTTGGGCAGCTGATACGCCTGATCCCGATAACTTTTTTAGCCCATTATTAAGTTGTACTGCGACATTCAGCGGCAAAAACCCCGCAAACTGGTGTAATCCTGAATTTGATTTACTGCTAACCAAAGCGTTAGACACCACAGATTTAAATTTACGTAAACAATATTATGACGCAGCACAGAGTATGATCATCAAACAATTGCCTCTACTGCCAATTGCCCACGGCATGCGTTTTCAAGCAAGTAGTGCAGATGTTGAGGGCATTACCTTAGGGCCATTCGGTGCTATTTCGTTGGCTAACGCGAGGAAAAAATAA